Proteins encoded within one genomic window of Pseudalkalibacillus sp. SCS-8:
- a CDS encoding alpha/beta hydrolase, whose product MLKKKGVKFGIGLLSILLIINIAASFYFYDLAIKRDVKEFLAGNKDLEVSAEAMDTFLNGDWRSWYRAQDFERWEIQSADGLKLQGYFLEAKKPTEKTVLFAHGYLGDGQDMGIYAEHYYEELGYNVLTVDLRGHEKSEGDYIGFGWHDRLDITQWIDTLVEQRGQETEIVLHGVSMGAATVLMASGEKLPDNVKAIIADSPFTSVYDLFEYQMNRMYNLPDFPLLPTTSLVTKMKAGYSFTEASALDQVKKAEAPILYIHGNDDVFVPTAMSKELYENTKSEAEFVTFDGANHSEAFVSHREDYEVELEEFLNKHMD is encoded by the coding sequence GTGTTAAAGAAAAAAGGGGTCAAATTTGGAATAGGATTACTTAGCATTCTATTAATCATTAATATCGCTGCTAGTTTTTACTTTTATGATTTAGCCATCAAGCGGGATGTGAAGGAATTTTTAGCAGGGAATAAGGACTTGGAAGTATCTGCAGAGGCGATGGATACTTTTCTTAACGGTGACTGGCGGTCCTGGTATCGTGCTCAGGACTTTGAAAGATGGGAGATTCAATCCGCTGATGGACTGAAGCTTCAAGGATACTTTCTAGAAGCCAAAAAACCAACTGAGAAGACCGTCTTATTCGCCCATGGCTATCTTGGAGATGGTCAGGATATGGGAATCTATGCTGAACACTATTATGAAGAACTTGGATACAATGTGTTGACTGTCGATTTACGTGGTCATGAAAAGAGTGAAGGCGATTATATCGGCTTCGGATGGCATGATCGATTGGATATCACACAATGGATTGATACGTTGGTTGAACAGCGAGGTCAGGAAACGGAAATCGTCTTACACGGTGTTTCCATGGGCGCTGCAACTGTATTGATGGCGAGCGGAGAAAAGCTTCCTGACAATGTAAAAGCGATCATTGCTGACAGCCCTTTTACAAGTGTTTATGATTTATTTGAGTACCAAATGAATCGTATGTATAACTTGCCTGACTTTCCACTACTACCGACGACTAGCCTCGTAACAAAAATGAAAGCAGGTTATTCATTCACAGAAGCATCCGCTTTGGACCAAGTGAAAAAAGCAGAGGCTCCGATCCTCTACATTCACGGAAATGATGATGTCTTTGTACCGACAGCGATGTCGAAGGAGCTATATGAAAATACGAAAAGTGAAGCAGAGTTCGTAACGTTTGATGGGGCGAACCATAGCGAAGCGTTCGTGAGTCATCGTGAGGATTATGAAGTAGAGCTAGAGGAATTCTTGAACAAACATATGGATTGA